One Turneriella parva DSM 21527 genomic region harbors:
- a CDS encoding DUF418 domain-containing protein: MATDSKAPDRIQGLDALRGFALWGICVVNLPLIARSLESYRQMPETSTARAALFVNSLLFEAKFFTLFSFLFGVGIAVLQNREGTAFLLRRFLGLMILGAAHAILLFPGDILLSYGLLGLVFLPLSRMHHRAILVTAVFCLAISAMTYTLLGAMSQANTPLPQTDYSHGYGTALLSNLKVYPLSLIYVMLFNWPGALAMICLGYMAERKGWFKHMRLTPASALYLLAGIGGSALYANAATWQWKQAMQYAMLLMAVSAPILSLFYSQAILTLAGKGHGLVTRALTAAGRLSLTNYVLQSLFAGVVFHGYGFGLYNKISYDGLLIAATAIYVTTVCFSILWLRTFSTGPLEWLLRSISHWRVMSLK, encoded by the coding sequence ATGGCAACAGACTCGAAAGCGCCCGATCGCATTCAAGGGCTAGATGCCCTGCGCGGTTTTGCGCTGTGGGGTATCTGCGTCGTTAACCTGCCGCTCATTGCGCGCAGCCTCGAATCGTACCGGCAGATGCCCGAAACGAGCACCGCGCGCGCTGCGCTGTTTGTCAATTCGTTGCTGTTCGAAGCGAAATTTTTCACGTTATTTTCGTTTCTTTTTGGCGTTGGCATCGCAGTTTTGCAGAACCGCGAAGGCACCGCATTTTTGCTGCGGCGGTTTTTGGGCCTGATGATTTTGGGCGCTGCGCATGCAATCTTGCTTTTTCCGGGTGATATTCTTCTGAGCTATGGGCTCTTGGGCCTCGTCTTTCTGCCGCTCAGCCGCATGCACCATCGCGCAATTTTGGTCACAGCCGTCTTCTGTCTCGCGATTTCGGCGATGACGTACACGCTCTTGGGCGCGATGAGCCAGGCGAATACGCCACTGCCGCAAACCGATTACTCACACGGTTATGGCACAGCATTGTTGAGCAATCTCAAAGTGTATCCGCTGTCGTTGATTTATGTGATGCTCTTCAACTGGCCGGGCGCGCTCGCGATGATCTGCCTCGGCTACATGGCAGAGCGCAAGGGTTGGTTCAAACACATGCGCCTGACACCCGCTTCTGCCCTTTACCTGCTCGCGGGTATAGGGGGCAGTGCGCTCTACGCGAACGCCGCCACGTGGCAATGGAAGCAAGCCATGCAATATGCCATGTTGCTCATGGCAGTGAGCGCTCCTATTTTGTCGCTGTTTTATTCACAGGCGATACTGACACTTGCGGGCAAAGGCCACGGCCTCGTTACCAGGGCGCTGACCGCCGCAGGGCGTTTGTCGCTCACGAACTATGTGCTGCAGTCGCTCTTTGCAGGCGTCGTTTTTCATGGCTATGGCTTCGGCCTCTATAACAAGATCAGCTATGATGGATTGCTGATAGCGGCGACGGCCATCTACGTGACGACAGTGTGCTTTTCTATTCTCTGGCTTCGCACGTTTTCAACCGGCCCGCTTGAATGGTTACTGCGCAGCATATCGCACTGGCGCGTGATGTCGTTGAAATAG
- a CDS encoding antibiotic biosynthesis monooxygenase family protein, with translation MILELAILDVKPGREAEFVAAFAEAQQYIMRIEGYISHSLQKCIERPGRYLLLVNWHTLEAHTVGFRASPEYAEWKKLLHHFYEPFPTVEHYEKVLG, from the coding sequence GTGATTCTCGAACTCGCAATTCTCGACGTTAAACCCGGCAGAGAAGCCGAATTCGTCGCCGCATTCGCAGAGGCCCAGCAATATATTATGCGCATTGAAGGTTATATATCCCACTCGCTGCAGAAATGCATCGAGAGGCCCGGCCGCTACCTGTTGCTCGTCAACTGGCACACACTCGAGGCGCACACTGTCGGCTTTCGCGCGTCTCCCGAATATGCTGAATGGAAAAAACTGCTGCACCATTTTTATGAGCCTTTCCCTACTGTTGAGCACTATGAGAAGGTATTGGGCTGA
- the yidD gene encoding membrane protein insertion efficiency factor YidD: protein MRRFFIVLIRFYQYTFAALLGGQCRFHPTCSEYAVEAFERLPMWRAFYLTLWRILRCQPFAKSGYDPVPKE, encoded by the coding sequence ATGCGTCGCTTCTTTATAGTGCTCATTCGATTCTACCAGTACACATTCGCTGCGCTTCTCGGTGGCCAGTGCCGCTTTCACCCGACCTGTTCTGAATATGCAGTCGAAGCGTTTGAGAGGCTACCGATGTGGCGCGCGTTCTATCTGACGCTTTGGCGCATTCTGCGCTGCCAGCCGTTCGCGAAAAGCGGGTATGACCCGGTGCCGAAAGAATAG